The Armatimonadota bacterium region AGATAAAAGAATCACTAAAATATAAAGACCTGCTCAAGCAACTCGTGATACGAGACCTCAAGGTGAGGTACAAGAACTCGGTGCTCGGGTTCTTCTGGTCGCTGCTGAATCCGCTGGTGCAGGTGGCGACTATAACGATCGTGGTCAAATATATAATGCGGCTGGATATACCCAACTACTCGGCGTATCTGCTGGTGGGCTACCTCCCGTGGGTCTTCTTTCAGATGGCTCTGCTGGACTCCAGCCAGGTCATTTTGATGCACCGCGATCTGCTCAGAAAAGTCTATTTCCCCAGGGAACTCCTGCCGCTGTCGGTCGTAATTGCGAACCTGATACACTTCATGTTGGCACTGGTGGTGTTCTTTGCATATCTGCTCTTCTATCAAATATTCCTGCATGGCGCGCCTGTCGCTCACAGCGCGGCATGGCTGCCTGTATTGGTCCTGTTGGAAACGCTGCTGCTGGTAGGGCTGACATTTGTGGTATCGTGCCTGAACGTCTTCTTTGAGGATACGAAGTATCTGCTCACGGTCCTCTTGAATGTGCTCTTCTACCTGACTCCGGTGATGTATGTATCGGAACTGGTCTATGCCGGCTTGCCGCATGTGCACCGCACGCTGCTGTTTAAGCTCTATCTGTTGTTGCCGCTGAATATGCTGACTGAGGCTTATCGCAAGACGCTGCTGCCGGCATTTCATGGAGGCGCGAGAGGTTTACAAATTCAGAGCGTGCCACTGGATTACGGCATGCTCGGCGTATGCGCGATAATATGCATTCTGGTGGCTGTCGGCGGATATGCTTATTTCAATGCCCGCAAGTGGGTATTCGCGGAGCGTGTATGATGAAGCCCGCGATACGACTGATTGATATAACCAAGATTTTCGAGCTGTTCAGAGAGAAGCAGACCTCGCTGAAGTCGGCTATTCTATCGTTCAGGCGGACACCTCCGCAAAAGCTTGTTGCGATAAAGGACTTGAACCTGACCGTGGAACACGGCGAGACTGTCGCGATCATAGGAAGAAATGGCTCGGGCAAAAGCACGACGCTGAGAATAATCGGCAGAGTCTATAAACCGACCGCCGGGTCAGTCGAAGTGGACGGCCGGATGTCGACCATGCTTGA contains the following coding sequences:
- a CDS encoding ABC transporter permease, which codes for MIEEIKESLKYKDLLKQLVIRDLKVRYKNSVLGFFWSLLNPLVQVATITIVVKYIMRLDIPNYSAYLLVGYLPWVFFQMALLDSSQVILMHRDLLRKVYFPRELLPLSVVIANLIHFMLALVVFFAYLLFYQIFLHGAPVAHSAAWLPVLVLLETLLLVGLTFVVSCLNVFFEDTKYLLTVLLNVLFYLTPVMYVSELVYAGLPHVHRTLLFKLYLLLPLNMLTEAYRKTLLPAFHGGARGLQIQSVPLDYGMLGVCAIICILVAVGGYAYFNARKWVFAERV